The stretch of DNA TCATGGGCGGTTCACTGGGCGACGCTTTTGGTTACCTGGTTGAGTTCGATTCCTTGGCAGAGATTACTGCCAAGTACGGTCATTCAGGGTTGGTGGATCTTTCTCAGGCTCACGGCACAGCACANTTTTCCGATGACACCCAAATGACGCTCTACACACTAGATGGCCTGCTGGAAGTCCTTGAATGGGCCAACAATGGTGTGGGTGCAGATATCAATGCCTGCCAGTGGCTGGCCTATCTGCGCTGGCTGAAAACCCAGGGCATTGAGACCGCCGATCATGCCCCTGAACAGTCGCCCCGCTGGATCGATGCCCAGAGCGTCCTGCACCACCAACGGCACCCTGGAAATGCTTGTGTCACCGGTCTGGCCACGGGCGAGATGGGCACAGTTTTCCGCCCTGTGAACCCTGATTCCAAGGGCTGCGGCACTGTCATGCGTTCGGCTCCTTACGGCCTGTTGCCACATATCGAGGCCGAGACCATCTACAAAATCAGCTCTGACGCCGCCTCGCTGACCCATGGCCACCCCTCCGCCCGCCAATCTTCGGCAGCCTTTAGTTGGCTCATCCACCAGCTGGTCATGGGTGCACAGCCGCTACGTGCCGCTGCCGAGTCTGCGCGGGATAGGGCTGCTGTGGAACCTAGCGCTGACACCGATCTGCTGGCCCGTTTGGAGCAGGCGCTCACTCTGTCCACGCACGACGGCGAACCCCTCTGCGGCGATTCCCTCACCTCGGCCTTGGGGCTGGGGTGGGTGGCGGAGGAGGCGTTAGGTGTGGCGTTGTACTGCGTGCTTGCCACGGCGGAGGCCGCTGTGTCACCCGTTGAGCATTTCTTGGTGGCGGTCCGCTTGGCGGCAAACCACAGCGGCGACAGCGATTCAACCGCTGCGATTGCAGGGAACATCCTCGGTGCGCTGTACGGCGAAGCTGCACTACCGCCATCGTGGCTCACGCTGTGCGAGGCCCCGCACGTCATCCGCCATTTGGGCACCGAATTCATCAAGCTCACCACCGGGGAGTAGTTCCTTCTCTGGTGTGGTGGTTGGCGCGCGGGCAGTGCTCCCGGGAAGGTCAGTTCTTGCGTAACGAGAAGTTGGCGCATTCCACGCAGGTACTGGCGGGGATCACGCCGCGTCGCTGCAAGAATCCAAAGATGATGCAGCCCAAGCAGATTCCGGCGAATGCTTCCAGGCTGGCCGCGAGCACAAGCAGCACCATCAGGGTCCAGCCGGCAAGAGAAGCCCCTGCGAGTAGTAGTGCGAAGGCGCTCAGGGACAGCACAGCCCCGATCCCTTGCGCAAAACGCTNTGGCGGGCCCGGGACAAGTTTGGCCTCGCCAGCAAGCGGGGCCAGCACCTTCACGGATAACAGTGCCANGGGTGAGATCCGTGGCCCACAAGCCACCCGCATAAGGAATCCTGCCGCGATGACCGCCACCAGCGAAGTCTGAGCTGTAAG from Arthrobacter polaris encodes:
- a CDS encoding ADP-ribosylglycohydrolase family protein, producing MGGSLGDAFGYLVEFDSLAEITAKYGHSGLVDLSQAHGTAXFSDDTQMTLYTLDGLLEVLEWANNGVGADINACQWLAYLRWLKTQGIETADHAPEQSPRWIDAQSVLHHQRHPGNACVTGLATGEMGTVFRPVNPDSKGCGTVMRSAPYGLLPHIEAETIYKISSDAASLTHGHPSARQSSAAFSWLIHQLVMGAQPLRAAAESARDRAAVEPSADTDLLARLEQALTLSTHDGEPLCGDSLTSALGLGWVAEEALGVALYCVLATAEAAVSPVEHFLVAVRLAANHSGDSDSTAAIAGNILGALYGEAALPPSWLTLCEAPHVIRHLGTEFIKLTTGE
- a CDS encoding DUF4395 domain-containing protein, with the translated sequence MTQLADIAAAPDLIQPPQASVLQRLFAFPNPVNEHAARITAALVVMVTVAALLTAQTSLVAVIAAGFLMRVACGPRISPXALLSVKVLAPLAGEAKLVPGPPXRFAQGIGAVLSLSAFALLLAGASLAGWTLMVLLVLAASLEAFAGICLGCIIFGFLQRRGVIPASTCVECANFSLRKN